The Piliocolobus tephrosceles isolate RC106 chromosome 3, ASM277652v3, whole genome shotgun sequence genome has a window encoding:
- the NEUROG2 gene encoding neurogenin-2 — translation MFVKSETLELKEEEDVLVLLGSASPALAALTPLSSSGDEEEEEEPGASGGARRQRGAEAGQGARGGVAAGAEGCRPARLLGLVHDCKRRPSRARAVSRGAKTAETVQRIKKTRRLKANNRERNRMHNLNAALDALREVLPTFPEDAKLTKIETLRFAHNYIWALTETLRLADHCGGGGGGLPGALFSEAVLLSPGGASATLSSSGDSPSPASTWSCTNSPAPSSSASSNSTSPYSCTLSPASPAGSDMDYWQPPPPDKHRYAPHLPVARDCI, via the coding sequence ATGTTCGTCAAATCCGAGACCTTGGAGTTGAAGGAGGAAGAGGACGTGCTGGTGCTGCTCGGCTCGGCCTCCCCCGCCTTGGCAGCACTGACCCCGCTGTCATCCAGCGGCGacgaagaagaggaggaggagccgGGCGCGTCAGGCGGGGCGCGTCGGCAGCGCGGGGCTGAGGCCGGGCAGGGGGCGCGGGGCGGCGTGGCTGCGGGTGCGGAGGGCTGCCGGCCCGCACGGCTGTTGGGTCTGGTGCACGATTGCAAACGGCGCCCCTCTAGGGCGCGGGCGGTCTCCCGAGGCGCTAAGACCGCCGAGACGGTGCAGCGCATCAAGAAGACCCGTAGACTGAAGGCCAACAACCGCGAGCGAAATCGCATGCACAACCTCAACGCTGCACTGGACGCACTGCGCGAGGTGCTCCCCACGTTCCCCGAGGACGCCAAGCTCACCAAGATCGAGACCCTGCGCTTCGCCCACAACTACATCTGGGCGCTCACCGAGACCCTGCGCCTGGCGGATCACTGCGGGGGCGGCGGCGGAGGCCTGCCGGGGGCGCTCTTCTCCGAGGCAGTGTTGCTGAGCCCGGGAGGCGCCAGCGCCACCCTGAGCAGCAGCGGAGACAGCCCCTCGCCCGCCTCCACGTGGAGTTGCACCAACAGCCCAGCGCCGTCCTCATCCGCGTCCTCCAACTCCACCTCACCCTACAGCTGCACTTTATCGCCCGCCAGCCCGGCCGGGTCAGACATGGACTATTGGCAGCCCCCACCTCCCGACAAGCACCGCTATGCACCTCACCTCCCCGTAGCCAGGGATTGTATCTAG